A single genomic interval of Scatophagus argus isolate fScaArg1 chromosome 22, fScaArg1.pri, whole genome shotgun sequence harbors:
- the dennd6b gene encoding protein DENND6B isoform X1 yields MFMFNSLKQLGTLWSCSLAQCLRPPAGVSTGLRLACRLARSLSGDGEPEDERWGFRSSDPVVMNTFDKSGCPRHEEAADSRCPWARFSSWLECVCVVTFDLELGQAIELVYPQDVKLTEKEKTSICYLSFPDSYSGCLGDTQFSFRLRQSVGRRASRFREDVYDRDAPVTLQTEVSHFFGYVYFRQVKDVSVRRGYFQKSLVLVSRLPYIQLFHSLLQIIAPEFFEKLEPCLEAVCNEIDQWPLPVPGLTLNLPVMGVVFQVRIPSKTDKPGGSPVRQTPREDLPPAPTLLPSIHELDLFKCFQSVLIHLHILWELMLLGEPLVIMAPSPTVSSETVLALIRVFSLSSISPLKFCCDFRPYFTIHDSEFREYTTRTQAPPNVVLGVTNPFFIKTFQNWPHVVRLGEVKMAGDLPKQVKVKKLCKLKTLDTKPGIYTAYKTFLHKDKILIKRLLKGIQRKRPSEAQSAILRRHLLELTQSFIIPLERYMASLMPLQRSVTPWKTPPQIRPFSQDEFMSTLDHTGPQLTSLLRGDWMGLYRKFFRSPNFDGWYRHRHKEMTQKLESLHLEVICDADLLGWTKDKSEVEIVDLVLKLREKLSKAQRQQLQVKDGVLDKLDAFMKSTISSLPEDLQTVLNTY; encoded by the exons atgtttatgtttaatagCCTAAAACAGTTAGGTACCTTGTGGTCCTGTTCACTGGCGCAGTGTCTTCGTCCTCCAGCAGGGGTCTCCACAGGCCTGAGACTAGCCTGTAGACTCGCTCGGTCACTTTCGGGTGATGGAGAACCGGAGGATGAACGATGGGGGTTTCGGAGCTCTGATCCGGTCGTGATGAACACGTTTGACAAGTCTGGTTGTCCCCGACATGAGGAGGCGGCGGACAGCCGGTGTCCGTGGGCCCGCTTCTCCTCCtggctggagtgtgtgtgtgtcgttaCCTTCGACCTGGAGCTCGGACAAGCTATAGAG CTGGTGTATCCTCAGGATGTGAAACTCACAGAGAAAGAG AAAACCAGCATCTGCTACCTGTCCTTTCCTGACTCATACTCAG GATGCCTCGGGGACACTCAGTTTAGCTTCAGGTTACGTCAGTCAGTCGGTCGCAGAGCCTCAAGGTTCAGAGAGGACGTTTACGACCGAGACGCACCCGTCACCCTGCAG ACTGAAGTGTCCCATTTCTTTGGTTACGTCTATTTCAGACAAGTGAAGGACGTCTCTGTGAGGAGAGGATACTTCCAGAAG TCTCTGGTGTTGGTATCCAGGCTGCCGTACATTCAGCTGTTCCACTCTCTGCTGCAGATCATCGCTCCAGAGTTCTTCGAGAAGCTGGAGCCCTGCCTCGAAGCAG TTTGTAACGAGATCGACCAATGGCCTTTGCCTGTTCCTGGACTGACCCTCAACCTGCCAGTGATGGGCGTGGTCTTCCAG gTCCGAATTCCATCAAAAACAGACAAGCCAGGAGGAAGTCCGGTCCGACAGACTCCTCGGGAG GACCTCCCGCCGGCTCCGACTCTGCTGCCCTCCATCCACGAGCTGGACCTCTTCAA GTGTTTCCAGTCAGTCCTGATCCACCTGCACATCCTCTGGGAGCTTATGTTGCTAGGGGAACCACTGGTCATCATGGCACCGTCTCCCACCGTTTCCTCAGAAACTGTGCTGGCTCTCATCAG agTGTTTTCTCTCAGCTCCATCAGTCCTCTGAAGTTCTGCTGTGATTTTCGTCCGTATTTCACCATCCATGACAGCGAGTTCAGAGAGTACACAACCAGGACGCAGGCCCC GCCTAATGTGGTTCTGGGCGTTACCAATCCGTTCTTCATCAAGACTTTTCAGAACTGGCCTCATGTTGTCCGACTGGGAGAAGTCAAGATGGCAG GTGATTTACCTAAACAGGTGAAGGTGAAGAAACTGTGCAAGCTGAAAACACTCGATACTAAACCAG GGATCTACACGGCGTACAAGACATTTCTCCACAAAGACAAGATTCTTATTAAACGACTGTTGAAG GGGATTCAGAGGAAGAGACCTTCAGAGGCTCAGAGCGCCATCCTGAGGAGACACCTGTTAGAGCTCACTCAGAGCTTCATCATCCCGCTG GAGCGGTACATGGCGAGCCTGATGCCTCTGCAGAGATCAGTGACACCATGGAag actCCTCCTCAGATTCGACCTTTCAGTCAGGACGAGTTCATGTCTACTCTGGATCACACAGGACCTCAGCTCACCTCACTACTCAGAGGTGATTGGATGGGACTTTACAG GAAGTTTTTCAGGTCTCCAAACTTTGATGGGTGGTATCGACATCGACACAAAGAGATGACTCAGAAACTGGAGAGCCTTCACCTGGAGGTGATCTGTGATGCG GACCTGCTGGGTTGGACCAAAGACAAGTCTGAGGTGGAGATTGTGGACCTGGTTCTGAAGCTCAGAGAGAAACTG agtaAAGCTCAacggcagcagctgcaggtgaaaGATGGCGTTTTGGACAAACTGGACGCTTTTATGAAGTCCACCATTAGCTCACTGCCTGAAGACCTGCAGACTGTACTGAACACCTACTGA
- the LOC124053870 gene encoding ADP-ribosylation factor 4: MGLTISSLFSRFFGKKQMRILMVGLDAAGKTTILYKLKLGEIVTTIPTIGFNVETVEYKNICFTVWDVGGQDKIRPLWRHYFQNTQGLIFVVDSNDRERVAESAEELSKMIQEDELKEAVILVFANKQDLPNAMGVSELTDKLGLHSLRSRTWHVQATCATQGTGLYEGLDWLSTELSKR, encoded by the exons atgggTTTGACGATCTCGTCTCTGTTCTCCAGGTTCTTCGGGAAGAAGCAGATGAGGATACTGATGG TCGGTTTGGACGCAGCTGGAAAAACAACGATCCTGTACAAACTGAAGCTCGGAGAGATCGTCACCACCATCCCAACTATCG gttTTAACGTGGAAACGGTCGAGTACAAGAACATCTGTTTCACAGTCTGGGATGTTGGTGGACAGGACAAGATCAGACCTCTGTGGAGACACTACTTCCAGAATACACAG gGTCTCATCTTTGTAGTGGACAgtaatgacagagagagagtagCAGAATCTGCTGAGGAGCTCTCCAAGATG ATCCAGGAGGATGAGCTGAAGGAGGCAGTTATTCTGGTGTTTGCTAACAAACAGGATCTTCCTAACGCCATGGGAGTCAGCGAACTCACCGATAAACTGGGTCTGCACAGCCTCCGCAGCAGAACT TGGCACGTCCAGGCCACCTGTGCAACTCAGGGTACTGGTCTGTACGAGGGTCTGGACTGGCTGTCCACTGAGCTGTCAAAACGTTAG
- the gcc1 gene encoding GRIP and coiled-coil domain-containing protein 1 — MEKFGMSFGGGPSRKDLLDTIESQKKQLAQYQTRFKDVVRAYKSLLKEKEALETSLKVLTVNQDVDLNQQSQDRTTTASELPEDGCSLHSEDSVDTAASVDTPCETARGDQSEEDHGEPRGNSSSVGLRSDPDVIGSENSSAGVEQQHQATALSSLEADRRIAQLKSQLSTLTSALATVTQEKSRMEASFQADKRQLKQEMEELQERLATLRAQQEAELQALQQQLTESRARIITQQHEREQEQGDHAQQLRELQKILQQERDLRQDAELRLQDTNTTLLLTSQAADRGAEFEAHLNKVRGERDELRRRLQAAEEDQKKPDPRVDELQQQLLELKNHFQQQIHIETRKACDAEERARERAQAAEVRVAGLEQRVSELSEVLGSCEKTRQRDQQTTQRLRDRILQLDMENKTLAIAASSRMASDLSVDESQLDVRVLKEKLEKVKKLLLLAAQKNPDQNIQNLLETEAEVAVDQRSVLFYQQELRQVKDEFERYKLRAQVVLKNKNAKDGCQAKELEEVRDQLSELKEKYINLRIQSDEAEVQHRHELEERQQQVMALQQSHRQEVERMEALHRDSLLQLEAELHKQRERTMALLDEKDQELERLRAAALSCSNDTDKIADEELKVSESEDDIISQALRRATPNEPTLLLYAEQLARKEVEVGALRRQKHRLEDDLHQLQAKIIANGERHDEEVAQLRGQLDKLIRDQSREGANLEYLKNVIYKFLTLQDASGRQQTLTAILTILHFSPQEKQSVMGLQGATWWTASKRK, encoded by the exons ATGGAGAAGTTCGGGATGAGTTTTGGAGGTGGTCCCAGCAGGAAGGATTTGTTGGACACCATCGAGTCCCAGAAAAAGCAGCTGGCCCAGTACCAGACTCGCTTCAAGGATGTGGTCCGGGCCTATAAAAGTCttctgaaggagaaagaggctCTGGAGACCAGTCTGAAGGTCCTGACTGTGAACCAGGATGTGGACCTGAACCAGCAGAGCCAGGACAGGACCACCACTGCCTCGGAACTCCCTGAGGATGGCTGCTCGCTGCACAGTGAGGACAGTGTAGACACTGCAGCGTCTGTGGACACGCCCTGCGAGACCGCCAGAGGGGACCAAAGTGAGGAGGACCATGGAGAACCCAGAGGAAACTCCAGCTCAGtg ggGCTAAGGTCTGACCCAGATGTTATTGGCTCAGAGAACAGCAGTGCAGGAGtagagcagcagcatcaggcAACAGCCCTTTCCAGTCTGGAGGCAGATCGCCGAATTGCCCAGCTGAAAAGCCAACTGAGCACGCTCACCAGCGCCCTGGCCACAGTTACGCAGGAGAAGTCTCGAATGGAGGCGAGTTTCCAGGCTGACAAGCGTCAGCTGAAGCAGGagatggaggagctgcaggagcgCCTGGCCACCCTCAGGGCGCAGCAGGAGGCGGAGCTGCAGGCCCTGCAACAGCAGTTGACTGAGAGCCGTGCTCGCAtcatcacacagcagcatgaGAGGGAGCAGGAGCAGGGAGACCACGCCCAGCAGCTGCGAGAGCTGCAGAAGATcctgcagcaggagagagacCTGCGACAGGACGCAGAGCTCCGCCTACAGGACACCAACACCACACTACTGTTGACATCACAGGCTGCGGACCGGGGGGCGGAGTTCGAGGCTCATCTCAACAAGgtgagaggggaaagagatgagctgaggaggaggctgcAAGCTGCCGAGGAGGACCAGAAGAAACCAGATCCCAGAGTAGATGAACTGCAACAACAGCTGTTGGAGCTGAAAAACCACTTCCAGCAGCAGATCCACATCGAGACCAGGAAG gcTTGCGATGCAGAGGAGCGCGCTCGTGAGCGTGCTCAGGCTGCAGAGGTGAGAGTCGCAGGTCTGGAGCAGAGAGTCTCTGAACTGTCAGAGGTGCTCGGTTCCTGCGAGAAGACGAGGCAGAGAGACCAGCAGACCACTCAGAGACTCAGAGACCGGATCCTGCAGCTTGACATGGAGAACAAAACACTGGCCATCGCGGCCTCCAGCAGGATGGCGTCTGACCTCAGCGTGGACGAGTCACAGTTGGATGTCCGTGTGCTGaaggagaagctggagaaggtgaagaagctgctgctgctggcggCTCAGAAGAATCCAGACCAGAACATTCAGAACCTTCTAGAGACCGAGGCAGAGGTGGCCGTGGACCAGCGCTCCGTGCTGTTTTACCAGCAGGAGCTGCGACAAGTTAAAGACGAATTTGAGCGCTACAAGCTGCGAGCGCAGGTGGTCCTGAAGAACAAGAACGCCAAGGATGGCTGCCAGGcaaaggagctggaggaggtccGTGACCAGCTGTCGGAGCTGAAGGAGAAGTACATTAACCTGCGGATCCAGAGCGATGAGGCTGAGGTCCAGCACCGCCACGAGCTGGAAGagcggcagcagcaggtgaTGGCGCTGCAACAGAGTCACAGACAAGAAGTAGAGCGAATGGAGGCGCTGCATCGTGACAGTTTGTTGCAACTGGAGGCGGAGctgcacaaacagagagagaggaccaTGGCGCTGCTGGACGAGAAAGATCAGGAGCTGGAGAGGCTGCGGGCTGCTGCACTCAGCTGTAGCAACGACACCGACAAGATAGCTGACGAGGAGCTCAAGGTTTCTGAGAGCgaagatgacatcatcagccaGGCTCTGCGGCGGGCAACACCCAACGAGCCCACGCTGCTGCTGTACGCCGAGCAGCTGGCCcggaaggaggtggaggtgggggcaCTGCGGCGGCAGAAACACCGACTGGAGGATGACCTCCATCAACTGCAGGCGAAGATCATTGCTAATGGAGAGCGGCACGACGAAGAAGTGGCCCAGCTACGAGGACAACTCGACAAACTGATCAGGGATCAGAGCAGGGAGGGCGCCAACCTGGAGTACCTGAAGAACGTCATCTACAAGTTTCTGACACTGCAGGATGCCAGtggcagacagcagacactcaCCGCCATCCTGACCATCCTGCACTTCAGCCCACAGGAGAAGCAAAGCGTCATGGGGCTGCAAGGCGCGACCTGGTGGACAGCCAgcaagaggaaataa
- the lta4h gene encoding leukotriene A-4 hydrolase, with translation MGPKHRIKGTPLDITLPFDLSRGQHVIVEVTYETSPSASALQWLTPEQTAGKKQPYLFSQCQAHHCRSMVPCQDSPSVKHTYYAQVSVPKDLVAVMSAVRDGQEVDPQDNNRIIYRFRQPVPMPSYLIAIVVGALESREIGPRSRVWSEKEFVDKAAYEFSETETMLKTAEDLAGPYVWGQYDILVLPPSFPYGGMENPCLTFATPTLLAGDKSLSNVIAHEISHSWTGNLVTNKTWEHFWLNEGHTVYLERMIGRSMESEQFRQFKAIGGWKDLQDSVNTFGANNPLTNLVPSLQDVDPDEAYSSVPYEKGFALLYHLEELMGGPEVFMGFVKSYIQLFAYSSVTTDEWKNYLFTYFKDKADILNKVDWNAWMFTPGMPPVKPQYDTALADACIALAQRWMKAKDQDLSSFKEADVKTLSSHQLIEFLSLLLQEDPLPLTHVKKMQEVYDFNACMNSEIRFRWLRLCVRSRWEEAAPMALKMATEQGRMKFTRPLFREVFNFEKYRDQAVSVFLAHRAAMHPVTSGLIAKDLKVDASL, from the exons ATGGGCCCCAAACACAGGATCAAGGGGACGCCACTGGACATCACGTTGCCTTTTGACCTCTCCAG AGGGCAGCATGTGATTGTGGAGGTGACTTATGAGACGTCTCCATCAGCATCAGCTCTGCAGTGGCTCACACCTGAACAGACTGCTGGGAAGAAACAGCCGTACCTGTTCAGCCaatgtcag GCTCATCACTGCAGGAGTATGGTTCCCTGTCAGGACAGCCCATCTGTCAAACACACCTACTATGctcag GTGTCTGTGCCTAAAGATCTGGTGGCTGTGATGAGTGCAGTGAGAGACGGACAGGAAGTTGATCCTCAGGACAACAACCGTATCATCTACAGATTCAGACAGCCA gTGCCCATGCCTTCTTACCTGATAGCCATCGTGGTGGGAGCTCTTGAAAGCAG ggAGATCGGACCAAGGTCCAGAGTCTGGTCTGAGAAAGAGTTTGTGGATAAAGCAGCATATGAGTTCTCTGAG ACAGAGACCATGTTGAAGACAGCTGAGGACCTCGCAGGACCATATGTTTGGGGTCAGTATGACATCCTGGTTCTTCCTCCATCTTTCCCATATGGAGGCATGGAGAACCCATGTCTGACCTTCGCTACGCCAACACtgctg GCGGGAGACAAATCTCTGTCCAAT GTGATTGCTCATGAGATCTCCCATAGCTGGACTGGGAATCTGGTTACCAATAAGACCTGGGAACACTTCTG GTTGAACGAGGGTCACACGGTGTACCTGGAAAGGATGATTGGCAGGTCTATGGAGAGCGAACAGTTTAGACAGTTTAAAGCCATAGGGGGCTGGAAGGACCTGCAGGACTCG GTGAACACCTTTGGAGCCAACAACCCTCTGACCAACCTGGTCCCCAGCCTGCAGGACGTCGACCCTGACGAAGCCTACTCCTCTGTGCCCTACGAGAAAGGCTTTGCTCTGCTGTACCACCTGGAGGAACTGATGGGGGGACCAG AGGTGTTCATGGGTTTTGTGAAGTCGTACATCCAGCTGTTTGCCTACAGCAGCGTCACCACGGACGAGTGGAAGAACTACCTGTTCACCTACTTCAAAGACAAG GCGGACATCCTGAACAAGGTGGACTGGAATGCCTGGATGTTCACTCCTGGGATGCCTCCAGTCAAACCTCA GTATGACACTGCACTAGCCGATGCCTGCATCGCTCTGGCCCAGAGGTGGATGAAG GCCAAAGACCAGGACCTGAGCAGCTTTAAAGAGGCTGATGTGAAGACACTGTCATCCCACCAGCTCATCGAGTTCCTGTCCCTCCTGCTTCAGGAG GATCCTCTTCCTCTGACTCATGTAAAGAAGATGCAGGAGGTTTATGATTTCAATGCCTGTATGAACTCAGAGATCCGCTTCAG GTGGCTGAGGCTATGTGTTCGGTCCAGGTGGGAGGAAGCAGCTCCTATGGCGCTGAAGATGGCAACAGAACAGGGCAGGATGAAGTTCACCAGACCGCTCTTCAG AGAGGTGTTTAACTTCGAGAAGTACCGCGATCAAGCGGTTTCAGTGTTTCTGGCTCACCGAGCAGCGATGCACCCGGTCACCTCAGGACTCATTGCCAAAGACCTAAAGGTGGACGCCAGTCTGTAA
- the dennd6b gene encoding protein DENND6B isoform X2 has protein sequence MNTFDKSGCPRHEEAADSRCPWARFSSWLECVCVVTFDLELGQAIELVYPQDVKLTEKEKTSICYLSFPDSYSGCLGDTQFSFRLRQSVGRRASRFREDVYDRDAPVTLQTEVSHFFGYVYFRQVKDVSVRRGYFQKSLVLVSRLPYIQLFHSLLQIIAPEFFEKLEPCLEAVCNEIDQWPLPVPGLTLNLPVMGVVFQVRIPSKTDKPGGSPVRQTPREDLPPAPTLLPSIHELDLFKCFQSVLIHLHILWELMLLGEPLVIMAPSPTVSSETVLALISSISPLKFCCDFRPYFTIHDSEFREYTTRTQAPPNVVLGVTNPFFIKTFQNWPHVVRLGEVKMAGDLPKQVKVKKLCKLKTLDTKPGIYTAYKTFLHKDKILIKRLLKGIQRKRPSEAQSAILRRHLLELTQSFIIPLERYMASLMPLQRSVTPWKTPPQIRPFSQDEFMSTLDHTGPQLTSLLRGDWMGLYRKFFRSPNFDGWYRHRHKEMTQKLESLHLEVICDADLLGWTKDKSEVEIVDLVLKLREKLSKAQRQQLQVKDGVLDKLDAFMKSTISSLPEDLQTVLNTY, from the exons ATGAACACGTTTGACAAGTCTGGTTGTCCCCGACATGAGGAGGCGGCGGACAGCCGGTGTCCGTGGGCCCGCTTCTCCTCCtggctggagtgtgtgtgtgtcgttaCCTTCGACCTGGAGCTCGGACAAGCTATAGAG CTGGTGTATCCTCAGGATGTGAAACTCACAGAGAAAGAG AAAACCAGCATCTGCTACCTGTCCTTTCCTGACTCATACTCAG GATGCCTCGGGGACACTCAGTTTAGCTTCAGGTTACGTCAGTCAGTCGGTCGCAGAGCCTCAAGGTTCAGAGAGGACGTTTACGACCGAGACGCACCCGTCACCCTGCAG ACTGAAGTGTCCCATTTCTTTGGTTACGTCTATTTCAGACAAGTGAAGGACGTCTCTGTGAGGAGAGGATACTTCCAGAAG TCTCTGGTGTTGGTATCCAGGCTGCCGTACATTCAGCTGTTCCACTCTCTGCTGCAGATCATCGCTCCAGAGTTCTTCGAGAAGCTGGAGCCCTGCCTCGAAGCAG TTTGTAACGAGATCGACCAATGGCCTTTGCCTGTTCCTGGACTGACCCTCAACCTGCCAGTGATGGGCGTGGTCTTCCAG gTCCGAATTCCATCAAAAACAGACAAGCCAGGAGGAAGTCCGGTCCGACAGACTCCTCGGGAG GACCTCCCGCCGGCTCCGACTCTGCTGCCCTCCATCCACGAGCTGGACCTCTTCAA GTGTTTCCAGTCAGTCCTGATCCACCTGCACATCCTCTGGGAGCTTATGTTGCTAGGGGAACCACTGGTCATCATGGCACCGTCTCCCACCGTTTCCTCAGAAACTGTGCTGGCTCTCATCAG CTCCATCAGTCCTCTGAAGTTCTGCTGTGATTTTCGTCCGTATTTCACCATCCATGACAGCGAGTTCAGAGAGTACACAACCAGGACGCAGGCCCC GCCTAATGTGGTTCTGGGCGTTACCAATCCGTTCTTCATCAAGACTTTTCAGAACTGGCCTCATGTTGTCCGACTGGGAGAAGTCAAGATGGCAG GTGATTTACCTAAACAGGTGAAGGTGAAGAAACTGTGCAAGCTGAAAACACTCGATACTAAACCAG GGATCTACACGGCGTACAAGACATTTCTCCACAAAGACAAGATTCTTATTAAACGACTGTTGAAG GGGATTCAGAGGAAGAGACCTTCAGAGGCTCAGAGCGCCATCCTGAGGAGACACCTGTTAGAGCTCACTCAGAGCTTCATCATCCCGCTG GAGCGGTACATGGCGAGCCTGATGCCTCTGCAGAGATCAGTGACACCATGGAag actCCTCCTCAGATTCGACCTTTCAGTCAGGACGAGTTCATGTCTACTCTGGATCACACAGGACCTCAGCTCACCTCACTACTCAGAGGTGATTGGATGGGACTTTACAG GAAGTTTTTCAGGTCTCCAAACTTTGATGGGTGGTATCGACATCGACACAAAGAGATGACTCAGAAACTGGAGAGCCTTCACCTGGAGGTGATCTGTGATGCG GACCTGCTGGGTTGGACCAAAGACAAGTCTGAGGTGGAGATTGTGGACCTGGTTCTGAAGCTCAGAGAGAAACTG agtaAAGCTCAacggcagcagctgcaggtgaaaGATGGCGTTTTGGACAAACTGGACGCTTTTATGAAGTCCACCATTAGCTCACTGCCTGAAGACCTGCAGACTGTACTGAACACCTACTGA